In Vicia villosa cultivar HV-30 ecotype Madison, WI unplaced genomic scaffold, Vvil1.0 ctg.000025F_1_1, whole genome shotgun sequence, one genomic interval encodes:
- the LOC131622179 gene encoding zinc finger protein 3-like has translation MSERIFIGNEADKNLKRKMIEESNSKLRKESKNITPSSEADSEKDLLGNNNKSTSILLENGDHSSSSQNVIAKVLPEQEVKKFSCLFCDKKFSTSQALGGHQNAHKHERVMKKLERKMREEEMDSAIRYRTGFPYPYPYSSPIHYQGYPYFRGNLQQPIGNHMNNTMPSWLGSPFGGYGGMYMPNKSALPTPFVMSMPKAPITSQQFGMANFFGGNQTLSLPNPQRSNNVELRLSVQANQTPFSGEGAEGSSNAQFPSCDLPIETRDFIGESQLLEEPGACSSSTLEELDLNLKL, from the exons ATGTCTGAAAGAATTTTCATCGGAAATGAGGCAGACAAAAACTTAAAACGCAAAATGATTGAAGAATCAAACTCAAAACTGAGGAAGGAATCAAAAAATATAACACCATCCTCTGAAGCTGATTCCGAGAAGG ATTTACTTGGTAATAACAACAAGTCAACTTCCATTCTGTTAGAGAATGGTGATCATTCAAGTTCTTCTCAAAATGTTATTGCTAAAGTTTTACCTGAGCAAGAAGTGAAGAAATTTTCTTGTCTTTTTTGTGACAAGAAGTTCTCAACTTCTCAAGCGCTTGGGGGACATCAAAACGCTCATAAGCATGAGCGTGTCATGAAAAAACTTGAACGAAAAATGAGGGAGGAAGAAATGGATTCGGCCATAAGGTATCGAACTGGTTTTCCATACCCTTATCCTTATTCAAGCCCTATTCACTATCAAGGGTATCCTTATTTTCGTGGAAATTTGCAGCAACCAATTGGCAATCATATGAACAATACCATGCCTTCTTGGCTTGGTTCTCCATTTGGTGGCTATGGAGGGATGTATATGCCGAATAAATCTGCCCTGCCAACTCCGTTTGTGATGTCAATGCCAAAGGCACCCATCACATCACAACAATTTGGGATGGCTAATTTTTTTGGTGGAAATCAAACTCTTTCGCTTCCAAATCCTCAAAGGTCAAACAATGTGGAATTGAGACTTTCTGTTCAAGCTAATCAAACTCCTTTTTCTGGTGAGGGTGCAGAAGGAAGCTCCAATGCTCAATTTCCTTCATGTGATCTTCCAATAGAAACTCGTGATTTTATTGGAGAAAGTCAACTTCTAGAAGAGCCTGGTGCGTGTTCATCATCAACATTAGAGGAACTCGACTTGAATCTCAAACTTTAA